The following are encoded in a window of Candidatus Fluviicola riflensis genomic DNA:
- a CDS encoding aspartate aminotransferase, whose amino-acid sequence MIQLSDRVEAMEESATLAMSKKSRELKAQGKDVISLSLGEPDFFTPQFIKDAAIEGMNQNFTMYTPVPGYEDLRQAIANKFQRDNGIHYDKNQIVVSTGAKQTIANVVMSLINEGDEVIIPAPYWVSYAEIVKVVGGVPVIVPTTIENDFKFTPKQFEESITGKSKLMIFSSPCNPTGTVYSKEELRGLADVLVKHPDLVVLSDEIYEHINFVGSHASMAQFDDVYNQVVTVNGVSKAWAMTGWRVGYMGAPKVIADACEKVQGQFTSATCSIAQRATIAAVNADPAVLKDMIAAFAQRRELVLNALAQMPGVKSNKPGGAFYVFPDISSFFGKKYDDKTIENASDLCMYLLNVGLVALVTGDAFGDPNCLRISYAASEETLTEAMRRMAEALKNLA is encoded by the coding sequence ATGATTCAATTGTCTGATCGCGTAGAAGCGATGGAAGAATCCGCAACCCTGGCAATGTCCAAAAAAAGCCGCGAACTCAAGGCACAAGGAAAAGATGTGATCTCTCTGAGTTTGGGCGAACCCGATTTTTTTACACCGCAATTCATCAAAGACGCGGCGATAGAAGGGATGAACCAAAACTTTACCATGTACACGCCCGTGCCCGGATACGAAGATCTGCGCCAGGCAATTGCTAATAAATTTCAGCGCGACAATGGTATTCACTACGACAAAAATCAGATTGTTGTGTCTACAGGCGCCAAACAAACCATTGCCAATGTGGTGATGAGTCTGATCAACGAAGGTGATGAGGTAATCATTCCCGCTCCGTATTGGGTGTCGTATGCAGAGATTGTGAAAGTAGTTGGTGGTGTTCCGGTTATTGTACCAACGACCATCGAAAACGACTTTAAATTTACCCCGAAACAATTCGAAGAATCGATCACCGGAAAATCCAAACTGATGATCTTTTCATCACCGTGTAACCCAACGGGAACGGTTTATTCAAAAGAAGAACTCCGCGGATTAGCCGATGTATTGGTAAAACACCCTGATTTGGTAGTGCTTTCCGACGAAATCTACGAACACATTAACTTCGTTGGAAGTCACGCTTCCATGGCGCAGTTTGATGATGTTTACAACCAGGTTGTTACCGTAAACGGCGTTTCCAAAGCGTGGGCCATGACCGGCTGGCGTGTTGGTTACATGGGCGCACCGAAAGTAATCGCTGATGCCTGCGAAAAAGTTCAGGGACAGTTTACGTCTGCTACTTGCTCCATCGCACAACGCGCTACAATTGCTGCTGTGAATGCCGATCCTGCCGTTTTGAAAGACATGATTGCTGCTTTTGCGCAACGCCGTGAACTGGTCTTGAACGCACTGGCGCAAATGCCCGGAGTGAAATCGAACAAACCAGGAGGCGCGTTTTACGTGTTCCCGGATATTTCTTCGTTCTTCGGTAAAAAATACGACGACAAAACCATTGAAAATGCCAGCGATTTGTGCATGTATTTGCTCAATGTCGGTCTGGTTGCGCTGGTTACCGGCGATGCATTCGGCGATCCGAATTGTTTGCGCATTTCCTATGCGGCTTCAGAAGAAACACTCACCGAAGCGATGCGTCGTATGGCGGAAGCATTGAAAAACCTGGCGTAA
- a CDS encoding D-glycero-beta-D-manno-heptose-7-phosphate kinase, which yields MSIHELLANFASKRILVVGDVMIDAYTLGKVNRVSPEAPVPIVSLEKQEERLGGAANVALNLQALGATALLCSVIGNDSYGKRLCELMTEQQMSVNGIVKSNDRVTTVKTRVIGNNQHLLRIDAEDTHTLTPQEESAFIATVKQLVQTEQIDAIIFEDYNKGVLSANVIESLIAEAKAHGIPTTVDPKKTNFLAYKGVTLFKPNLKELKEGVGISCTFLNRPEFDRAITVLEQELQNEITFVTLSENGVYIKKATHEKHVPAHIRSILDVSGAGDTVISVATLCLAAGCSIETIAELSNLAGGLVCEKSGVVSIQPGELIEECSEQGLEVKFTGR from the coding sequence ATGAGTATTCACGAACTGTTAGCCAATTTTGCTTCAAAGCGTATCCTTGTGGTAGGTGACGTCATGATCGACGCCTATACATTGGGAAAAGTAAACCGTGTAAGTCCTGAAGCGCCTGTTCCGATCGTAAGTTTGGAAAAACAGGAGGAACGCCTGGGAGGAGCTGCAAATGTGGCGTTGAACCTGCAGGCATTAGGCGCGACAGCTTTATTGTGTTCTGTGATCGGAAACGACAGCTACGGAAAACGCCTGTGCGAACTGATGACAGAACAGCAGATGTCGGTAAACGGAATTGTGAAAAGCAATGATCGTGTTACAACTGTTAAAACCCGCGTGATCGGTAATAATCAGCACTTGTTGCGCATCGACGCGGAAGATACGCACACGCTGACGCCTCAGGAAGAATCGGCATTTATTGCAACAGTAAAGCAATTGGTGCAAACCGAACAAATCGATGCCATTATTTTTGAAGATTACAACAAAGGCGTATTGTCGGCCAATGTGATTGAATCATTGATCGCTGAAGCAAAAGCACATGGAATTCCAACGACGGTTGATCCGAAAAAGACCAACTTTTTGGCTTATAAAGGAGTCACATTATTCAAACCGAACTTAAAGGAATTGAAAGAAGGAGTGGGCATTTCCTGCACCTTTTTGAACCGCCCCGAATTTGACCGCGCCATCACCGTTTTGGAACAGGAATTGCAGAACGAAATTACGTTTGTGACACTTTCGGAAAACGGCGTTTATATTAAAAAAGCAACCCACGAAAAGCATGTTCCGGCACATATTCGCAGCATTCTGGACGTGAGCGGAGCAGGCGATACCGTGATCAGCGTGGCAACTCTCTGTTTGGCAGCCGGTTGTTCCATTGAAACAATTGCCGAATTGTCGAACCTCGCTGGCGGATTGGTGTGCGAGAAAAGTGGAGTGGTTTCCATTCAGCCAGGTGAATTGATCGAAGAATGTTCAGAGCAGGGTCTGGAAGTAAAATTCACCGGCCGATAG